The following proteins come from a genomic window of Gimesia chilikensis:
- a CDS encoding DUF1572 family protein, which produces MEHFSQFMSATLNVFEAQKQMAERAVAQVSDEGLRTALDAHTNSIAVIMKHVAGNLISRWTDFLTTDGEKPDRNRDDEFVDTFSTREELLAYWERGWSVLFESLNSLGPEDLKTTVYIRGDAHTVPLAIQRSLGHTCYHVGQIVQVARIQADDEWNTLTIPRGQSEQFNRERWGEGKPGK; this is translated from the coding sequence ATGGAACATTTCTCTCAATTCATGTCGGCGACACTCAATGTTTTCGAGGCTCAGAAGCAGATGGCGGAACGGGCGGTGGCACAGGTGTCTGATGAGGGGCTCCGCACGGCTCTCGACGCGCATACGAACTCGATTGCGGTGATCATGAAACATGTCGCCGGGAACCTGATTTCGCGATGGACCGATTTCCTGACGACCGACGGCGAGAAGCCGGACCGGAACCGGGACGACGAATTTGTGGATACGTTCTCAACCCGGGAAGAACTGCTGGCCTACTGGGAGCGGGGCTGGAGTGTGCTGTTTGAATCCCTCAACAGTCTGGGGCCCGAGGACCTGAAGACGACCGTCTATATTCGCGGCGATGCCCACACCGTGCCGCTGGCGATCCAGCGTTCCCTGGGGCATACCTGTTATCACGTGGGGCAGATCGTGCAGGTGGCCCGGATTCAGGCCGATGATGAATGGAACACACTGACGATTCCCCGGGGACAGTCGGAACAGTTTAATCGGGAACGCTGGGGAGAGGGAAAGCCGGGGAAATAA
- a CDS encoding leucine-rich repeat domain-containing protein, with protein sequence MRKPARKFLVLLTLCMTAVCAAYVWHRAPEVKTPVVQQQEPPPAPTSQATLDKLKQLGAGWKQNQQGQVYWLFLKRLPLADEDLTVLKELPEVQTLTLRGVHTIKGNRFTDDGLRHLVHLKKLRYLDLSVNYQLTDAGLRHLEPLKKLEHLDLSGNFKFTDACGESLAQLTSLQRLNLSQTSLTAALLPDLSRLSRLKSLSAERMVLDDNTIGEFEKLPLQELKGVQIDDADLRLLPRLKSLQKPPFPDYRWIEDRHLIYLTHFKKIREVDVTLTRGISDTSQLKHLQALPELEILAIGIGKNSEAPLDRSGLLALAKVPTLNELRVGPINAPALEAISHCAQVDQLYLSGDPSQLQPADLACLKNMSSLKKITLQVDLVSDDLWAALGNVTSLEEISFNRGWPPQTEKPQFSMTSLKRLQNLPHLKGLDLNGFPVTDEGLGYLGQCRTLERLELNNAPITNAGLLQLRHLSHLKKLSFYGSKIDMDTAVELHRFIPQCRIEDNWCCGCMTIDADRSVTQK encoded by the coding sequence ATGCGTAAACCCGCCCGAAAATTTCTCGTGCTGCTGACCCTCTGTATGACAGCCGTCTGCGCTGCCTATGTCTGGCACCGCGCTCCCGAAGTCAAAACCCCCGTGGTACAGCAGCAGGAACCGCCTCCAGCGCCGACGTCTCAGGCAACTCTGGACAAACTGAAACAGCTGGGAGCTGGCTGGAAGCAGAATCAGCAGGGGCAGGTCTACTGGCTGTTCCTGAAGCGGCTCCCCCTGGCCGATGAAGATCTGACCGTTCTGAAAGAACTGCCCGAAGTGCAGACGCTGACGCTGCGGGGCGTGCATACGATTAAGGGAAACCGCTTCACCGATGACGGCCTGCGTCATCTGGTGCATTTGAAAAAACTGCGTTATCTCGACCTGAGTGTGAATTACCAGCTGACCGATGCAGGGCTGCGTCACCTGGAGCCTTTGAAAAAATTAGAACATCTCGATCTGAGCGGCAATTTTAAATTTACCGATGCCTGCGGAGAGTCGCTGGCGCAGTTGACCAGCCTGCAGAGGCTCAACCTGAGTCAGACATCTTTGACCGCCGCCCTCCTGCCCGACTTGAGTCGGTTATCACGATTGAAGAGCCTGTCGGCTGAACGGATGGTGCTGGATGATAATACGATTGGTGAATTTGAAAAGCTTCCCCTGCAGGAACTAAAGGGAGTTCAGATTGATGATGCCGACCTCCGCTTATTGCCACGCTTGAAATCGCTGCAGAAACCACCGTTTCCAGATTACCGGTGGATTGAAGATCGTCACCTGATTTATCTGACTCATTTTAAAAAGATCCGGGAAGTGGATGTGACTCTCACACGCGGAATCAGCGATACCTCGCAACTGAAACACCTGCAGGCGCTGCCTGAACTGGAGATTCTCGCGATCGGTATCGGGAAAAACTCTGAAGCTCCGCTCGACCGATCGGGGTTGCTTGCCCTGGCAAAGGTTCCCACTCTGAACGAATTGAGGGTGGGGCCCATCAATGCGCCAGCTCTGGAAGCAATCAGCCATTGTGCCCAGGTCGATCAGCTGTATCTCAGTGGAGATCCCAGTCAGCTTCAGCCAGCCGACCTGGCATGTCTGAAAAATATGAGCAGCCTCAAGAAAATCACTCTGCAGGTGGATCTCGTTTCGGATGATCTCTGGGCTGCACTGGGGAACGTGACATCACTCGAAGAAATTTCGTTTAACAGGGGGTGGCCGCCACAAACCGAAAAGCCACAGTTTTCCATGACCAGCCTGAAACGGCTCCAGAACTTACCGCATCTCAAGGGGCTGGACCTGAATGGTTTTCCTGTGACCGATGAGGGACTGGGTTACCTCGGTCAATGTCGAACTCTCGAAAGACTGGAGCTGAATAATGCGCCGATTACGAATGCGGGACTGCTGCAGTTACGCCATTTGTCTCACCTGAAGAAGCTCAGTTTTTATGGCAGCAAAATTGACATGGACACCGCTGTAGAACTGCATCGATTCATTCCCCAGTGTCGCATTGAAGATAACTGGTGCTGTGGCTGTATGACCATTGATGCCGATCGAAGTGTCACTCAGAAATAA
- a CDS encoding potassium channel family protein has protein sequence MTEPESHISTAGNQRRPRHSGPFRKIITGISLFFAICLIAVIGYVAAGWKLEDSIYMVIITIFGVGYGEVQPVESSALRALTIMVIIAGYGAVIYTIGGFMQMLIDGEINRALGARKMAKEIERMQGHTIICGIGRMGSILARNLFAAGKPFVVIDCDERRLKAAEEQGYWVIYGDASEETTLEQAGIARAAVLATVLSEDATNVFVTITAREMNADLMIIARGENPKTEKKLLGCGANRVVLPTAIGASKVAQLIMRPTAENMLEELTSEGAIKDELGHFGLQFEELQVTAGSAFVNKTLEKIEVRSERGYLVVAIRRANGDVEKDLTPDTTLLEGDTVIVLVHDTDVPRMTEKFASKGIKIRYRGATAEI, from the coding sequence ATGACGGAACCTGAATCACATATCTCGACCGCAGGGAATCAGCGCCGACCTCGACACTCGGGTCCGTTCCGCAAAATCATCACGGGGATCTCGCTGTTCTTCGCAATCTGTCTGATTGCTGTCATCGGCTATGTTGCTGCAGGCTGGAAACTCGAAGACTCAATCTACATGGTGATCATCACGATCTTCGGCGTCGGCTACGGCGAAGTACAACCGGTGGAATCGTCGGCACTGCGCGCGTTGACCATCATGGTGATCATTGCCGGCTATGGCGCGGTGATCTATACGATCGGCGGTTTCATGCAGATGCTGATTGACGGTGAAATCAACCGGGCACTGGGAGCGAGAAAAATGGCGAAAGAAATTGAGCGTATGCAGGGCCATACGATCATCTGCGGCATCGGTCGCATGGGTTCGATTCTGGCCAGAAACCTGTTCGCCGCGGGAAAACCATTTGTGGTGATCGACTGTGACGAACGTCGTCTCAAGGCGGCTGAGGAACAGGGTTACTGGGTCATCTACGGCGACGCTTCGGAAGAAACGACTCTGGAACAGGCGGGCATCGCTCGGGCTGCGGTGCTGGCGACGGTGCTCTCAGAAGATGCGACCAACGTATTCGTGACGATCACCGCCCGCGAGATGAATGCGGACCTGATGATTATCGCGCGGGGAGAAAATCCCAAAACGGAAAAGAAACTGCTGGGCTGTGGTGCCAACCGGGTCGTACTGCCCACCGCGATCGGGGCGAGCAAGGTTGCGCAACTGATCATGCGACCCACCGCGGAAAACATGCTGGAAGAACTGACCAGCGAAGGCGCCATCAAAGATGAACTGGGGCACTTCGGTCTCCAGTTTGAAGAACTCCAGGTCACCGCCGGTTCCGCGTTTGTGAATAAGACGCTGGAAAAGATTGAGGTCCGCAGCGAACGGGGCTACCTGGTGGTCGCGATCCGCCGGGCCAACGGCGATGTAGAAAAAGATCTCACGCCGGATACAACCCTGCTGGAAGGGGATACCGTGATCGTTTTAGTCCACGATACCGACGTGCCTCGCATGACGGAGAAGTTCGCTTCGAAGGGAATCAAGATCCGCTATCGAGGTGCGACCGCGGAGATTTAA
- a CDS encoding glutamine synthetase III, which yields MNYKEEPTAQLFNANVFSKSVMKKRLPKEVYKKLVKTIEAGEKLDCSTADVVASAIKDWAIEKGATHYAHVFYPLTGSTAEKHDSFLSPDGDGGAIAEFSGSQLIQGEPDGSSFPTGGIRVTFEARGYTIWDVTSPAYILENTNGTTLCIPTAFVSWTGEALDKKTPVLRSMQALNTQAQRILKLFGHTDGSLVSSTAGPEQEYFLVDKNFYYARPDLLNAGRTLFGAKPPKGQEFDDHYFGAIPDRVLSFMFEAERELFKLGIPVKTRHNEVAPGQFEIAPLFESANIATDHQQLLMTTLRRTAEKHGMVCLTHEKPFAGVNGSGKHVNWSMGSSSQGNLLDPGDTPHENAQFLLFCGAVIRAVHKFQGLLRSVVASASNDHRLGANEAPPAIISVFLGDQLTDVFEQIKAGGANSSIPKGTLTVGVDVLPPLPKDAGDRNRTSPFAFTGNRFEFRAVGSNQSIAGPLVAMNTIVAESLDYCATKLEEATGGDPAKLNSALQTLLTEIINEHGAVIFNGDGYSDEWHAEAEKRGLLNLKTTADALPILQTEEVKELFTKYSVLSERELESRLEIYLEQYVMSIKVEYNLTLKMAKTMIFPAVIRYQGELVSNCASLKMLDYEFDTKTLDKVTALVKALQDSIGELEAAGAENGSEDLLAEANYYCHTILPLMNKVREYADELEGIVADDLWPLPTYQEMLFIK from the coding sequence ATGAACTACAAAGAAGAACCCACCGCACAGCTTTTCAATGCCAACGTCTTCTCCAAGTCAGTTATGAAAAAACGACTGCCGAAAGAAGTCTACAAGAAGCTGGTCAAAACCATCGAAGCTGGTGAGAAACTGGACTGCTCAACTGCAGACGTTGTTGCTTCCGCAATCAAAGACTGGGCCATCGAAAAAGGTGCCACTCACTACGCACACGTTTTCTACCCCCTGACCGGTTCCACCGCAGAAAAGCACGACAGTTTCCTCTCTCCCGATGGAGACGGCGGTGCGATTGCTGAATTCAGCGGTTCACAGCTGATCCAGGGTGAGCCCGATGGTTCGAGCTTCCCGACCGGTGGTATCCGCGTGACATTCGAAGCCCGCGGTTACACCATCTGGGACGTCACCAGCCCCGCTTACATTCTGGAAAACACCAACGGAACCACTCTGTGCATTCCGACCGCATTCGTTTCCTGGACCGGAGAAGCTCTCGACAAGAAAACTCCCGTGCTGCGTTCGATGCAGGCTCTGAACACCCAGGCACAGCGAATTCTGAAGTTGTTCGGTCACACTGACGGCAGCTTGGTTTCTTCAACCGCCGGTCCCGAACAGGAATACTTCCTGGTCGACAAGAACTTCTACTATGCCCGTCCCGACCTGCTCAACGCCGGTCGTACCCTGTTTGGCGCCAAGCCTCCCAAGGGACAGGAATTTGACGATCACTACTTCGGTGCCATCCCCGACCGTGTTCTGTCTTTCATGTTTGAAGCAGAACGCGAACTCTTCAAACTGGGGATTCCCGTTAAAACCCGTCACAACGAAGTGGCTCCGGGTCAGTTCGAAATTGCTCCGCTGTTTGAATCTGCGAACATCGCAACCGACCATCAGCAGTTGCTGATGACCACGCTGCGACGCACTGCAGAAAAACATGGCATGGTCTGTCTGACACACGAAAAGCCTTTCGCTGGCGTGAACGGTTCAGGGAAACACGTCAACTGGTCAATGGGTAGTTCCTCTCAGGGCAACCTGCTTGATCCTGGCGATACGCCTCATGAAAACGCCCAGTTCCTGCTGTTCTGTGGTGCCGTCATCCGTGCGGTTCACAAGTTCCAGGGTCTGCTGCGATCCGTCGTCGCATCTGCCAGTAACGACCATCGTCTGGGTGCCAACGAAGCACCTCCAGCGATCATCTCGGTCTTCCTGGGTGATCAGTTGACTGACGTCTTCGAACAGATTAAAGCCGGTGGTGCTAACTCTTCGATTCCAAAGGGCACACTGACCGTCGGTGTCGACGTACTGCCTCCGCTGCCGAAAGATGCGGGCGACCGTAACCGAACCAGCCCGTTCGCTTTCACCGGTAACCGGTTTGAATTCCGAGCTGTCGGTTCTAACCAGTCTATCGCCGGTCCGCTGGTTGCGATGAACACCATCGTCGCTGAATCACTGGATTACTGTGCGACCAAACTGGAAGAAGCCACCGGTGGCGACCCTGCCAAACTGAACTCTGCCCTGCAAACTCTGCTGACCGAGATCATCAATGAGCATGGTGCCGTCATCTTCAACGGCGACGGTTACAGTGACGAATGGCACGCTGAAGCGGAAAAACGGGGTCTGTTGAACCTCAAAACCACCGCAGATGCTCTGCCGATTCTGCAGACAGAAGAAGTCAAAGAACTGTTTACCAAGTACAGCGTCCTGTCGGAACGCGAACTGGAAAGCCGTCTGGAAATTTACCTTGAGCAGTACGTCATGTCGATCAAGGTCGAGTATAACCTGACACTGAAGATGGCCAAGACCATGATCTTCCCGGCCGTCATCCGTTACCAGGGCGAACTGGTTTCCAACTGTGCCAGCCTGAAAATGCTGGACTACGAGTTCGACACCAAGACCCTCGACAAGGTAACTGCACTGGTGAAAGCCCTGCAGGACAGTATTGGCGAACTGGAAGCCGCTGGTGCCGAAAACGGATCGGAAGATCTGCTGGCCGAAGCGAACTACTACTGCCATACGATTCTGCCGCTGATGAACAAAGTCCGCGAATATGCAGACGAACTGGAAGGTATTGTGGCCGACGATCTGTGGCCGCTGCCAACCTACCAGGAAATGCTGTTCATCAAATAA
- a CDS encoding endonuclease/exonuclease/phosphatase family protein: MTETTHQSDSRPDSRLDRVVARITAAITVLLWIGLSVCYAWQPDACAAVTVYPSWCWFGCGVGLALILLRANRRRFALASIGLWLLFLVVFADTPLSLWRGLWKSADPAWRTQAGERVPLRVISLNAHGSSRAVAALEQYEADLILIQETPSVIQLRDISQPLLGEDAGLLAGVDSSILSRTPIQPLASTVSFVIGKVRLQTGREIAVVSLRLTPPPFRSDLWNPECWRAYRDQRILQRDELRTLSRRLTELPADLPLIVGGDFNVNPRDPIFRELPPRLRDAFMSAGAGWGCTITNAVPFLRIDQIRCDTHYQPVRVEAQRAEDTDHRAVIADLLPN; the protein is encoded by the coding sequence ATGACCGAGACTACGCACCAATCCGATTCCCGCCCTGACAGCAGGTTGGATCGGGTTGTCGCGCGGATCACCGCTGCCATCACGGTACTGTTGTGGATCGGACTCAGTGTCTGTTATGCGTGGCAGCCGGATGCGTGTGCTGCGGTGACGGTTTATCCGAGCTGGTGCTGGTTTGGCTGTGGTGTGGGACTGGCGCTGATATTGTTACGGGCGAATCGCAGACGTTTCGCCCTGGCTTCGATCGGGCTCTGGTTGCTGTTCCTGGTGGTGTTTGCGGATACGCCGCTCAGTCTCTGGCGGGGGCTGTGGAAGAGTGCTGATCCGGCCTGGCGCACACAGGCGGGAGAGCGGGTTCCATTGCGGGTTATCTCACTCAATGCACATGGCAGCAGTCGCGCGGTGGCGGCACTCGAACAATATGAGGCGGACCTGATTCTGATCCAGGAAACGCCGAGTGTGATTCAACTCCGCGACATCAGCCAGCCACTCCTGGGAGAGGATGCAGGCCTGCTGGCGGGGGTTGATTCTTCGATTTTGAGTCGCACGCCAATTCAGCCGCTGGCGTCGACGGTCAGCTTTGTGATCGGCAAAGTGCGCCTGCAGACCGGTCGCGAGATCGCCGTGGTTTCGCTGCGACTGACACCGCCTCCATTCCGGTCGGATCTGTGGAACCCGGAATGCTGGCGTGCGTATCGTGATCAACGGATTCTGCAGCGGGACGAACTGCGTACACTCAGTCGCCGACTAACAGAGCTGCCTGCAGACCTGCCATTGATCGTGGGTGGGGACTTCAACGTCAACCCGCGGGATCCGATCTTCAGGGAACTGCCTCCACGGCTGCGTGATGCTTTTATGAGCGCAGGAGCGGGCTGGGGCTGCACGATTACCAACGCGGTTCCCTTCCTGCGGATTGACCAGATCCGGTGCGACACTCACTATCAGCCGGTCCGCGTCGAAGCCCAGCGAGCCGAAGATACGGACCACCGGGCCGTGATCGCAGACCTGCTACCGAACTGA
- a CDS encoding purple acid phosphatase family protein, whose amino-acid sequence MLKLTSCLCLLTVCCSLTLPVLGEEKSRWEHKKNYEKMIVEPTLPVATDVPDRILLSWKQDPARSFSVTWRSKAGADAVAEIAPAETGPQFVKQARLIPGETSPLKTNLGTVHMHAATFEDLKPNTLYVYRVGSRRTVPLSKADQEDVEPLTAEYAWSEWIQYRTAQESEGDVVAPVSFVYVGDAQNDVKSHWSRLIRESYRDAPRMTFMLHAGDLVNHGNHDQEWGEWFYAGSGIFSAIPQLAVPGNHEYARDPFAEKPEGEESLPKTLSRRWGQRFEFPDNGPKGSTENIFYVDVQGVRIIGLDSNREIEAQTEWLKKVLSNNPNRWTILTHHHPIYSSSVKRDNPELRKTWQRLYEKYHVDLVLQGHDHSYGRTGPISLQLSRQLETEENVATGLRVADQSGGPVYVVSVSGPKMYELKQYPAEAIQTDPFRRRTQGKQLYQVITVEQDRLVYQAKTVTGKLYDQFTITKDKAGKNVFEDQAPPVEE is encoded by the coding sequence GTGTTGAAATTGACTTCCTGCCTGTGTCTGTTGACAGTCTGCTGCAGTCTGACTCTTCCCGTCCTGGGTGAAGAGAAATCCCGCTGGGAACATAAGAAAAACTACGAGAAGATGATTGTCGAGCCGACGCTGCCGGTCGCCACCGATGTACCGGACCGGATTCTGCTTTCGTGGAAGCAGGACCCTGCCCGTTCCTTTTCCGTCACCTGGCGGAGTAAAGCGGGAGCCGATGCGGTTGCTGAAATTGCGCCAGCCGAAACGGGGCCGCAGTTCGTCAAGCAGGCCCGTCTCATCCCGGGTGAAACGTCGCCTCTCAAAACGAACCTGGGAACCGTGCACATGCATGCGGCGACTTTTGAGGATTTAAAGCCGAACACGTTATACGTCTATCGCGTGGGTAGCCGCAGAACGGTTCCGCTTTCCAAAGCAGATCAGGAAGACGTGGAGCCGCTGACTGCGGAGTACGCCTGGAGTGAATGGATTCAGTATCGCACCGCGCAGGAATCCGAGGGAGACGTAGTCGCACCGGTCAGTTTCGTGTATGTCGGTGATGCTCAAAATGACGTAAAAAGCCACTGGTCGCGACTGATTCGGGAATCGTACCGCGATGCCCCGCGGATGACTTTCATGCTGCATGCCGGCGATCTGGTAAATCATGGCAATCACGACCAGGAATGGGGCGAATGGTTTTACGCCGGTAGTGGCATCTTTTCTGCGATCCCCCAACTGGCGGTCCCCGGCAATCACGAATATGCGCGCGATCCGTTTGCGGAGAAACCTGAGGGGGAGGAATCGCTGCCCAAAACACTCAGCCGTCGCTGGGGACAACGCTTTGAGTTTCCCGACAACGGGCCCAAGGGTTCTACAGAAAATATTTTCTACGTCGACGTACAGGGCGTGCGGATCATCGGCCTGGATTCGAACCGGGAGATTGAAGCCCAGACCGAGTGGCTGAAGAAAGTCTTAAGCAACAACCCGAATCGCTGGACGATTCTGACGCATCATCACCCGATCTATTCCTCCAGCGTGAAACGCGATAATCCCGAACTCCGCAAGACGTGGCAGCGTCTGTATGAAAAGTACCACGTGGACCTCGTGCTGCAGGGACACGATCACAGCTACGGACGGACCGGACCGATATCGCTGCAACTGAGTCGTCAACTCGAAACCGAAGAGAACGTGGCGACCGGCCTGCGGGTGGCGGATCAGTCGGGCGGCCCGGTGTATGTGGTCTCCGTCAGTGGCCCGAAGATGTATGAATTAAAGCAGTACCCCGCCGAAGCGATTCAGACAGATCCCTTCCGCCGCCGCACCCAGGGCAAGCAGTTGTACCAGGTGATTACCGTCGAGCAGGATCGCCTGGTCTATCAGGCCAAAACGGTGACTGGCAAGTTGTACGATCAATTCACGATTACCAAAGATAAAGCGGGGAAAAACGTGTTCGAGGATCAGGCACCGCCGGTGGAGGAGTAG
- a CDS encoding SMI1/KNR4 family protein: MTRNDDIEQLLKQADACIAGGQSDEMIAAAEDRLGVTFPASFRAYLSQWGNLSFNGYEYYGLTPNADFDHSGIPNCVWFTLRKREQIGLPASLVIFRNENDEEYFCLDTSQTRGDNECPVVIWDNMVGEIAQTLNASFSEFLQAELTEWLDEM; the protein is encoded by the coding sequence ATGACCCGCAATGACGATATCGAGCAACTGTTGAAACAGGCGGACGCCTGCATCGCCGGCGGACAGTCGGACGAAATGATCGCAGCCGCTGAGGACCGGCTGGGAGTCACCTTTCCCGCTTCCTTCCGCGCGTACCTGTCGCAGTGGGGGAATCTGAGTTTTAACGGCTACGAATACTACGGTCTGACGCCGAATGCTGATTTCGATCACTCCGGCATTCCCAACTGTGTCTGGTTTACCTTACGCAAACGGGAGCAGATCGGGCTGCCGGCATCACTGGTCATCTTCCGCAACGAAAACGATGAGGAGTATTTTTGTCTCGATACCTCCCAGACAAGGGGGGACAACGAGTGCCCCGTCGTCATCTGGGATAACATGGTTGGCGAAATCGCACAGACTCTGAACGCGAGTTTCAGCGAATTTCTGCAGGCAGAACTGACCGAGTGGCTCGATGAAATGTGA
- a CDS encoding SMI1/KNR4 family protein — MHEQLIERIKTFTKVKSSVELLPPVSPVMLEHAEQQLGFSLPTLLSECYLQFANGGFGPGYGVMGLAGGATSDFGDLLETYQQLKTDHESEGEIWPPGLLPFCEWSDNIFSCVECHDPRYLITTFDAGTLTPQNYSLTEFFELWLNGIDLLDFGPSATEAVEITNPFTGEKIRISPRNPGER, encoded by the coding sequence ATGCACGAACAGCTAATTGAGCGAATCAAAACTTTCACAAAGGTAAAGTCTTCCGTAGAACTGCTCCCTCCCGTCTCACCGGTTATGCTCGAACACGCCGAACAGCAGCTGGGTTTTTCGCTTCCCACCTTACTCAGCGAGTGTTACCTGCAATTCGCAAACGGCGGTTTCGGGCCCGGGTATGGTGTGATGGGCCTTGCCGGGGGAGCCACGTCCGACTTTGGTGATCTACTGGAAACATATCAGCAGCTGAAGACCGATCACGAATCGGAGGGGGAAATCTGGCCGCCCGGTCTGCTCCCCTTCTGCGAATGGAGCGACAATATTTTTTCCTGCGTGGAGTGCCACGATCCCCGTTATCTCATCACGACCTTTGATGCTGGCACACTCACGCCGCAGAACTATTCGCTCACGGAGTTCTTTGAGCTCTGGCTCAACGGCATTGATCTGCTGGACTTTGGCCCGTCGGCAACCGAAGCGGTAGAAATCACCAACCCCTTTACCGGCGAGAAAATACGCATCTCCCCACGAAATCCGGGGGAACGGTAA
- a CDS encoding sulfatase gives MQRFAGRVFWFVVLLLSIPMVVTAAPLNVVYIIVDDLGAHDLACYGNTLHQTPHIDRLAQESMKFTQAYAASPVCSPTRASLMTGKNPARLKMTVWHEQAKSHRKTKRPLIEGKSLPNLTHAETTIAERLHQAGYRTLHVGKWHLGEAGFYPESHGFEVNIGGTLWGAPQTFFYPFAGDRHYGHEFRYVPGVLERSDKDDYLTDRLTDEAIRLLKSSASGKRPFFLNMAYHTVHTPIEGKPDVVKAYEKKIQPYSPWQNAEYAAMVASLDENVGRILKTLEELKLDDRTAVLLMSDNGGFINKYEGKTVTNNHPLRSGKGSLYEGGIRIPLLVRWPGVTTADSVCGEPVVTSDLYPTLIDLLELQADQEQRDGVSLKPLLTGVTQKLKRDRLHFHYPHYYPTTTPASAMRAGNWKLIHYYEDDRNELYDLSRDPSETTDLSEQKPEQAQQLWNQLHAWLKEVGASFPQENPERRR, from the coding sequence ATGCAGCGCTTCGCCGGGAGAGTGTTCTGGTTTGTGGTGTTACTGCTGAGCATACCGATGGTTGTGACCGCGGCACCGTTGAATGTGGTCTACATCATTGTCGATGATCTCGGCGCCCACGACCTGGCCTGTTACGGGAATACGTTGCATCAGACGCCGCACATTGATCGACTGGCGCAAGAGAGCATGAAGTTCACGCAGGCGTATGCGGCTTCGCCGGTCTGCAGTCCGACACGGGCTTCGTTGATGACCGGCAAGAACCCGGCCCGATTGAAGATGACCGTCTGGCATGAACAGGCCAAGTCGCACCGCAAAACAAAGCGGCCGCTGATCGAAGGGAAGTCGCTGCCCAACCTGACGCATGCTGAAACCACCATCGCCGAACGGCTGCACCAGGCAGGTTACCGGACGCTGCACGTCGGCAAATGGCATCTGGGTGAAGCGGGCTTTTATCCTGAGAGTCACGGCTTTGAAGTCAACATCGGCGGCACACTGTGGGGCGCACCGCAGACGTTCTTTTATCCCTTTGCCGGGGACAGACATTACGGACACGAGTTTCGCTATGTGCCGGGTGTGCTGGAGCGGAGTGACAAAGACGACTACCTGACCGATCGGCTGACGGACGAAGCGATCCGCCTGCTGAAGTCGTCGGCTAGCGGTAAGCGTCCCTTTTTTCTGAACATGGCTTATCACACGGTGCACACACCCATCGAGGGGAAGCCGGATGTGGTGAAAGCGTACGAGAAAAAAATCCAGCCGTACTCTCCCTGGCAGAACGCCGAGTATGCGGCGATGGTGGCCAGCCTGGATGAGAACGTGGGCCGGATTCTGAAAACGCTGGAAGAGTTGAAACTGGACGACAGGACCGCGGTGCTTCTGATGTCGGACAACGGCGGTTTCATCAACAAGTACGAGGGTAAGACGGTCACGAACAATCACCCGCTCCGTTCGGGGAAAGGGTCGCTGTACGAAGGGGGGATCCGCATTCCCCTGCTCGTCCGCTGGCCGGGCGTGACGACTGCGGACAGCGTCTGTGGAGAGCCGGTAGTGACGTCTGACCTGTATCCGACCCTGATCGATCTGCTGGAACTGCAAGCAGACCAGGAGCAGCGGGACGGGGTTTCGCTGAAGCCGCTGCTCACCGGTGTAACTCAGAAACTGAAACGCGACCGACTGCACTTTCATTACCCGCATTACTATCCCACGACCACGCCCGCCAGCGCAATGCGGGCCGGGAACTGGAAGCTGATTCATTACTACGAAGACGATCGCAATGAGCTGTATGACCTCAGCCGGGATCCGTCAGAGACGACCGATCTGTCAGAGCAGAAACCAGAGCAGGCACAACAGTTGTGGAATCAGTTGCACGCCTGGCTGAAAGAGGTCGGTGCGAGTTTTCCGCAGGAGAATCCGGAGCGGCGGAGGTGA